A single genomic interval of Monodelphis domestica isolate mMonDom1 chromosome X, mMonDom1.pri, whole genome shotgun sequence harbors:
- the LOC100013374 gene encoding non-POU domain-containing octamer-binding protein isoform X13: MRKLFEKYGKAGEVFIHKDKGFGFIRLETRTLAEIAKVELDNMPLRGKQLRVRFACHSASLTVRNLPQFVSNELLEEAFSVFGQVERAVVIVDDRGRPSGKGIVEFSGKPAARKALDRCSEGSFLLTTFPRPVTVEPMDQLDDEEGLPEKLVIKNQQFHKEREQPPRFAQPGSFEYEYAMRWKALIEMEKQQQDQVDRNIKEAREKLEMEMEAARHEHQVMLMRQDLMRRQEELRRMEELHNQEVQKRKQMELRQEEERRRREEEMRRQQEEMMRRQQEGFKGNFPDAREQEMRMGQMGIGGAMGLNNRGSLGGANVPAGAPSAPGPGPMMPDGTMGMTPPPSDRFGQGGTMEGLGAMGANPPAFNRGTPGGDFGPNKRRRY, translated from the exons atgaggaaactgtttGAGAAATATGGGAAGGCAGGCGAGGTGTTCATACACAAGGACAAAGGATTTGGCTTTATCCGCCTG GAAACCCGAACTCTAGCTGAAATTGCTAAGGTCGAACTGGACAACATGCCCTTACGTGGAAAGCAGTTGCGAGTGCGCTTTGCATGCCATAGCGCATCCCTGACTGTTAGGAACCTGCCACAGTTCGTGTCCAATGAACTGTTGGAGGAAGCTTTCTCTGTCTTTGGCCAGGTGGAGAGAGCTGTAGTGATTGTGGATGATCGAGGGAGGCCTTCAGGGAAAGGCATTGTGGAATTCTCAGGGAAGCCAGCTGCGAGAAAAGCTCTGGACAGATGCAGTGAAGGGTCCTTCCTTCTGACCAC ATTTCCTAGGCCTGTAACTGTGGAGCCGATGGACCAACTGGATGATGAAGAAGGTCTCCCAGAGAAATTGGTCATCAAGAACCAACAATTTCACAA GGAACGAGAGCAGCCACCTCGATTTGCCCAGCCTGGTTCCTTTGAGTATGAGTATGCCATGCGTTGGAAAGCGCTGATTGAGATGGAGAAGCAGCAACAAGACCAAGTAGACCGAAACatcaaggaagccagggagaagctggagatggagatggaggcgGCTCGCCATGAGCACCAGGTCATGTTGATGAGGCAGG ATCTGATGAGACGTCAGGAAGAGCTCCGAAGGATGGAGGAACTTCATAACCAGGAAGTGCAGAAACGAAAGCAAATGGAACTCAG GCAGGAGGAGGAACGCAGGCGTCGTGAGGAGGAGATGAGGCGACAGCAGGAAGAAATGATGCGGCGTCAGCAAGAGGGTTTCAAAGGAAACTTCCCTGATGCG agaGAGCAGGAGATGCGGATGGGCCAGATGGGTATAGGAG GTGCTATGGGCTTAAACAACAGAGGATCCTTGGGAGGTGCTAATGTGCCAGCTGGTGCCCCTAGTGCTCCAGGGCCTGGTCCAATGATGCCAGATGGAACCATGGGAATG ACCCCACCACCCAGTGACCGCTTTGGCCAGGGTGGCACAATGGAAGGACTTGGGGCAATGGGTGCAAACCCTCCCGCATTCAACCGAGGAACTCCCGGAGGGGACTTTGGCCCAAACAAACGTCGCAGATACTAA